A genomic window from Cucumis melo cultivar AY chromosome 8, USDA_Cmelo_AY_1.0, whole genome shotgun sequence includes:
- the LOC127150766 gene encoding LOW QUALITY PROTEIN: uncharacterized protein LOC127150766 (The sequence of the model RefSeq protein was modified relative to this genomic sequence to represent the inferred CDS: deleted 1 base in 1 codon) → KKKKKKKKKKKKKKKKKKKKKKKKKKKKKKKKKKKKKKKKKKKKKKKKKKKKKKKKKKKKKKKKKKKKKKKKKKKKKKKKKKKKKKKKKKKKKKKKKKKKKKKKKKKKKKKKKKKKKKKKKKKKKKKKKKKKKKKKKKKKKKKKRRRRRRRRRRRRRKKKKKKKKKKKK, encoded by the exons aagaagaagaagaagaagaagaagaagaagaagaagaagaagaagaagaagaagaagaagaagaagaagaagaagaagaagaagaagaagaagaagaagaagaagaagaagaagaagaagaagaagaagaagaagaagaagaagaagaagaagaagaagaagaagaagaagaagaagaagaagaagaagaagaagaagaagaagaagaagaagaagaagaagaagaagaagaagaagaag aagaagaagaagaagaagaagaagaagaagaagaagaagaagaagaagaagaagaagaagaagaagaagaagaagaagaagaagaagaagaagaagaagaagaagaagaagaagaagaagaagaagaagaagaagaagaagaagaagaagaagaagaagaagaagaagaagaagaagaagaagaagaagaagagaagaagaagaagaagaagaagaagaagaagaagaagaaagaagaagaagaagaagaagaagaagaagaagaag